Part of the Lotus japonicus ecotype B-129 chromosome 6, LjGifu_v1.2 genome, tagattaggtttttattaagttttttttaatttttttctgaatattttgttgacttggaattaaaaattatttttttaatattttttaattaaaaaaaattataaaagtcaGGTGTCactgatgactaggacaaaattgagatttggccttaattgaattaaaaaaaaatttttagggacccaatttgatgcgaaaattttacaggccttggaactgattccctttacaatttcaggggcattctgatgtattaagccaaaaaaatattatgaaaaaCTAAACCACCAGCATGAAATGCAGTTACACCCCCAACAAACATCCCCCAAGAACTAAAAACCCAGATCAAACACCAAACAACCGCTGAGATAGGCCTCCATCTGAGAATGAGATGCGCGGCTATGAGATCAACCAAAACGAGATTCAATCAGCCATACCCAACAAAAATTATTTACCATTGCAACAATTCACTACTATAGCTTTACCAAATTCACCAttgtcatcatcttcttcataaaaAATTCATCTCGAGCCTTGCCAAATTCACCATTGTCATCATCTTCTTTATCAAAACATTCCTCGAGCATTGTCAGCATACATGAGGGCAGCCAACCAAAGCATAGTTGAATAAACAGAAAAAATTGAACCAACTCCTAGGGTATCAGTTTTACAGATGAGATCACTGTGTACATTGTTTGTCAGGTGAGCCTGATCCCTGATTGTTGTCCATAACAACAAATTTGCAGTTAATCCAAAGGTAAAAAAGGCAATGTAGAAGCATATTGTGAAACTGGTGTGTTTAAGCATAACCCTTTGTGGGACAGACTTTCCTTTATAAGGGTAAAACACAAAAATATATCCAAACATGGTGCATGCAATAAGAAATGCTACAGAGAGATACCCAAATACAACACTCTGAACAGTTGGATACTCACAGGTCACAgtgccaccatcatcaccaggTACTGGTGTTTCAACTGTAAGCTTCTTGCGTACAGAAACAACAGCCATAATATGAGAAACA contains:
- the LOC130725603 gene encoding uncharacterized protein LOC130725603, whose protein sequence is MAAMVEQMVAIVCMLGGVSHIMAVVSVRKKLTVETPVPGDDGGTVTCEYPTVQSVVFGYLSVAFLIACTMFGYIFVFYPYKGKSVPQRVMLKHTSFTICFYIAFFTFGLTANLLLWTTIRDQAHLTNNVHSDLICKTDTLGVGSIFSVYSTMLWLAALMYADNARGMF